Proteins from a genomic interval of Aspergillus flavus chromosome 7, complete sequence:
- a CDS encoding putative GPI-anchor, producing the protein MARVGRVGFLTLAVVFHLMYAYSIFDIYFVSPIVSGMRSFGVEREASAEAPAKRLVLFVADGLRADKAFQALPDPDAPSDLENDEPIYLAPFIRSRALSHGTFGISHTRVPTESRPGHVALIAGLYEDVSAVTTGWKLNPVDFDSVFNRSRHTWSWGSPDILPMFKEGAVPGRIDADTYGEDAEDFSADATKLDIWVFDKVKELFASAKKDPELDAKLREDKLVFFLHLLGLDTTGHAYRPYSKEYLRNIKLVDKGVQEITQLVEDFYGDGKTSFVFTADHGMSDWGSHGDGHPDNTRTPLVVWGSGVASPRYTHEGTITGHEDGVSANWGLDSVQRNDVAQADVAALMAYLVGLDFPTNSVGQLPLGYLDTSPKDKALAALANAQGVLEMYRVKEEQKRDALLRYTPFEPLADNGETSVEARLERIKTLISNKSYDASIQLSSELLLTALEGLRYLQTYDWLFLRTIVSLGYLGWIAYALTTVIDLHVLHGKSESNRTTFSIMFFSSILVALFSVLLYQGSSWRYYLYALFPIFFWEEVFARRKALLAGREILLGHVHSVSGYFAFAIQLLLYVGVLEALVQSYFHREIFTVCFILGGFWPITYGTKFLGQHKLLSASWALGCFLMSIFTLLPANKVEDMMMISCGSLLMFLTGLLYLIFERSILGQKRSSDPNSAVSSCGSRTIMGAQTFHVFHFVTNSIQVGMILLALIVTRSSVASLQAKQGLPLGNQVLGWAILVSSLLLPFLHRLYPNSHYLHRLMVIFLTFSPIFIILTISYEGLFYFVFCMTLLAWVRLEQAIYIHTTAPTREQDHSVANGSLPAKKPSTGNTVVVEGQPYRYRTLSVSDARVALFFFFLLQSGFFSTGNIASVSSFSLDSVYRLIPIFNPFAQGALLILKLLIPFAIISANLGILNHRLEVAPSALFMVVMSISDVMTLNFFYMVRDEGSWLEIGTTISHFCIASFLCTFVAVLEFLSELFISGVDFGHPATTVGSAVAKAVNGSVACGHSPDSDISGEDSTSVGITAKADPDARS; encoded by the exons ACCTGACCCAGATGCACCTTCAGATCTTGAGAACGATGAACCGATCTACCTTGCACCTTTTATTCGATCCCGCGCTCTCTCTCACGGAACCTTCGGCATCTCCCACACGCGAGTTCCCACCGAATCGAGACCCGGCCATGTTGCGCTGATCGCGGGGTTGTATGAAGATGTTTCGGCAGTGACGACGGGCTGGAAACTTAATCCAGTGGACTTCGATAGCGTTTTCAATAGAAGCCGACATACGTGGAGCTGGGGAAGCCCGGATATTCTCCCAATGTTCAAAGAGGGCGCCGTTCCCGGAAGGATTGACGCAGACACATACGGAGAAGACGCGGAAGACTTCTCGGCTGATGCGACTAAGCTGGATATCTGGGTTTTTGATAAGGTTAAGGAGCTCTTCGCATCCGCAAAGAAAGACCCGGAGTTAGACGCGAAGTTGCGAGAAGATAAACTGGTCTTTTTCTTACATCTTCTTGGTCTAGATACCACAGGTCATGCCTACCGTCCCTATTCGAAAGAATATCTGCGCAACATCAAGCTGGTGGATAAGGGTGTGCAGGAAATCACGCAACTTGTGGAGGATTTCTATGGTGATGGCAAGACGTCATTTGTATTCACCGCGGATCATGGCATGAGCGATTGGGGAAGCCATGGGGACGGTCATCCTGATAATACTAGAACACCGCTAGTTGTTTGGGGCTCTGGCGTGGCCAGTCCCAGGTACACACACGAGGGAACCATAACAGGACATGAAGATGGAGTCTCAGCAAACTGGGGTCTTGATAGCGTTCAGCGCAATGATGTCGCACAGGCAGACGTCGCTGCCCTCATGGCCTATTTGGTTGGACTTGACTTTCCCACTAATTCCGTTGGACAATTGCCCCTCGGCTATTTAGATACCAGTCCTAAAGATAAGGCATTGGCTGCGCTTGCGAATGCACAGGGAGTTTTGGAAATGTATCGTGTTAAGGAAGAGCAAAAGCGGGACGCATTGTTACGGTACACACCGTTCGAGCCTCTTGCGGATAACGGCGAGACGTCCGTGGAGGCGCGTCTTGAAAGGATCAAGACCCTAATCTCGAACAAGTCTTATGACGCCTCAATTCAGCTGAGCTCTGAGCTCTTGCTTACGGCGTTGGAGGGCTTGCGGTACCTTCAAACGTATGATTGGCTCTTCTTGAGAACTATCGTCTCTCTGGGGTATTTGGGTTGGATTGCATACGCTTTGACGACGGTGATCGATCTGCATGTCTTACACGGAAAATCCGAGTCGAATCGCACAACCTTTAGTATCATGTTCTTCTCATCTATCCTCGTTGCTCTCTTTTCAGTCTTACTGTATCAGGGCTCTTCATGGAGGTATTACCTCTATGCACTGTTTCCCATCTTTTTCTGGGAGGAAGTCTTCGCGCGGCGGAAAGCCTTGCTTGCTGGTCGTGAGATACTCTTGGGTCATGTCCATTCTGTAAGCGGGTACTTTGCATTCGCCATACAGCTGTTGCTGTATGTGGGTGTATTGGAGGCATTG GTGCAATCCTATTTTCACCGGGAAATCTTCACAGTTTGCTTTATCTTGGGGGGTTTTTGGCCGATAACCTACGGTACAAAGTTCCTTGGCCAGCATAAGTTGCTTTCTGCATCATGGGCACTCGGTTGTTTCCTGATGAGCATTTTTACTCTCCTGCCTGCCAACAAAGTTGAggacatgatgatgat TTCTTGTGGTTCCctgttgatgttcttgacGGGTCTACTGTATCTTATCTTTGAACGCTCTATCTTGGGACAAAAGCGCTCTTCTGATCCAAACTCTGCTGTCTCTAGCTGCGGCTCGCGAACTATTATGGGTGCGCAG ACCTTTCATGTTTTTCATTTTGTGACTAATTCTATCCAGGTCGGTATGATTCTCCTTGCCTTGATTGTAACCAGGTCAAGTGTGGCATCTCTTCAGGCCAAGCAGGGTCTCCCTCTTGGAAACCAGGTTCTTGGGTGGGCTATCTTGG TTTCTTCGCTCCTGTTGCCATTTCTTCACCGTCTGTACCCCAACAGTCACTACCTCCACCGATTGATGGTTATCTTCCTTACCTTTTCTCCGATCTTCATTATCCTTACCATCTCATACGAAGGCTTATTCTACTTTGTCTTCTGCATGACTCTCCTAGCATGGGTCCGGCTGGAGCAGGCCATATACATTCATACTACGGCGCCGACTAGAGAGCAGGATCATAGTGTGGCAAACGGCTCTCTACCCGCGAAGAAACCCAGTACGGGAAATACGGTGGTAGTCGAAGGCCAACCCTACCGATACCGGACACTTAGCGTCTCCGATGCACGTGTGGcgctgttcttctttttcctccttcagTCGGGATTTTTCAGTACCGGAAATATCGCATCTGTATCCTCCTTCTCGCTGGACAGCGTTTACCGGCTTATCCCGATTTTTAACCCCTTTGCACAGGGCgcgttgttgatcttgaagcTTCTGATCCCATTTGCGATTATCAGCGCCAACCTGGGCATCCTCAACCACCGGCTAGAGGTTGCCCCCAGCGCTCTGTTCATGGTAGTGATGTCCATCTCAGACGTGATGaccttgaacttcttctaCATGGTCCGCGACGAAGGATCCTGGCTGGAGATTGGCACGACCATTAGTCACTTCTGCATTGCCAGTTTCCTGTGCACGTTCGTGGCAGTCCTGGAGTTTTTAAGTGAATTATTCATCAGTGGAGTGGACTTTGGCCACCCAGCCACCACCGTTGGATCCGCAGTTGCGAAAGCTGTCAATGGGTCCGTGGCGTGTGGACATTCTCCGGATTCTGATATATCCGGGGAGGATAGCACGAGCGTGGGGATCACCGCCAAGGCTGATCCGGATGCCCGTTCataa